The Mercurialis annua linkage group LG8, ddMerAnnu1.2, whole genome shotgun sequence genome window below encodes:
- the LOC126661981 gene encoding uncharacterized protein LOC126661981 encodes MSQTNLDFENSSSPYYLHPSENPSLILVSPPLNGQNYHSWFRSMRMCLLSKNKLKFVDGSIQVPAVTDPMHPVWERCNTMVLSWILKSLSPSIAQSILWLDNAVDVWSDLFDRFSQRNAMRISDLQEEISAHKQNNLSVTEYFTQLKILWDEFVNLRMIPACVCTPQCHCDALKTVKVQQEGDYVIRFLKGLNESYFVVRTQILMLDPLPKINKAFSLALQHERQLTMGLTIPQNIEPTAFATQATVPYQRRPVFNNSNRGFRPSFSSSSGTGHSIDICFKKHGYPPGYRPRFRPQTFVNQVGEYVYPDDQYQDAYSFDRSQDSYDIGYYAAEEQNQNVNQAGQVGNTLVQNQTENVMAPVITQDQYTHLMALLQNQTSNSTERTTPKVNVISTNFDVVTQPEGTQLLSYFYFNNFVACSFGKKTGSLDWIIDSGATDHIVCSLNAFSSYKLVKNVFVTLPNHSKIPVTHIGIVKFSSSFVLHEVYAYRVKRINLEQIGEKLEKVPSSSKVPPDTIEELAQITICESFVANSSKVPPDTIEELARMYLRT; translated from the exons ATGTCTCAAACAAATTTAGACTTTGAAAATTCTTCAAGTCCTTATTATCTTCATCCTAGTGAAAATCCATCATTAATTCTAGTTTCACCACCATTAAATGGTCAAAATTATCATTCTTGGTTTAGGTCAATGAGAATGTGTCTTCTCTCGaagaacaaattaaaatttgttgatGGGAGTATTCAAGTTCCAGCTGTGACAGATCCAATGCATCCGGTTTGGGAAAGATGTAATACCATGGTGCTTTCTTGGATTTTGAAGTCTTTATCACCATCAATTGCTCAAAGTATCTTGTGGTTAGACAATGCAGTAGATGTTTGGAGTGATCTATTTGACAGATTCTCACAACGTAATGCTATGAGAATTTCTGATTTGCAAGAAGAAATTTCTGCACACAAACAAAACAATCTTTCAGTTACAGAATATTTTACTCAATTAAAGATTCTTTGGGATGAATTTGTTAATCTTAGGATGATTCCAGCATGTGTTTGTACACCTCAATGTCATTGTGATGCTCTTAAAACAGTGAAAGTTCAACAGGAGGGTGACTATGTTATTAGGTTTTTAAAAGGCTTGAATGAATCCTACTTTGTTGTTAGAACTCAGATTTTGATGCTAGATCCCTTACCTAAGATTAATAAAGCTTTTTCATTAGCTTTACAACATGAAAGACAACTTACCATGGGACTTACTATACCTCAGAATATAGAACCAACTGCTTTTGCAACTCAGGCTACTGTTCCTTATCAGAGGAGACCTGTGTTTAACAATAGTAATAGAGGTTTTAGACCAAGTTTCAGTAGTTCTAGTGGTACTG GTCATAGTATTGACATATGCTTTAAGAAGCATGGGTATCCTCCTGGCTATAGACCAAGATTTAGGCCTCAAACTTTTGTCAATCAAGTTGGGGAGTATGTTTATCCTGATGATCAATATCAAGATGCTTATAGTTTTGATCGGTCTCAAGATTCTTATGATATTGGATATTATGCTGCTgaggaacaaaatcaaaatgttaaTCAAGCTGGACAAGTTGGAAATACATTGGTTCAAAATCAAACTGAGAATGTCATGGCTCCTGTGATTACTCAAGATCAATATACTCATTTGATGGCTCTTCTGCAAAATCAAACCAGCAACTCAACAGAAAGAACTACACCAAAAGTGAATGTTATCTCCACTAATTTTGATGTTGTCACACAGCCTGAAGGTACACAACTtctatcttatttttattttaataattttgtggCTTGTTCTTTTGGTAAGAAAACTGGTTCTTTGGATTGGATTATAGACTCAGGTGCCACAGATCATATAGTCTGCTCATTAAATGCTTTTTCATCATATAAGTTAGTTAAAAATGTTTTTGTTACTTTACCAAATCATTCAAAAATTCCAGTGACACATATAGGAATAGTTAAGTTTAGTTCTAGTTTTGTGCTACATGAA GTTTATGCGTATAGAGTGAAGCGAATCAATTTGGAGCAAATTGGAGAAAAGCTGGAAAAAGTGCCTAGTTCCTCAAAAGTGCCTCCAGACACTATTGAGGAACTGGCCCAGATTACAATCTGCGAATCCTTTGTGGCCAATTCCTCAAAAGTGCCTCCAGACACTATTGAGGAACTGGCCCGGATGTACCTGCGAACCTAA
- the LOC126661141 gene encoding uncharacterized protein LOC126661141, with product MRGSGSSSAGRGRGRDTGQGRGRGRGRGDPEQDPLESSDPGAEQQVLAGRPAPRRAARQPQDQPPATDETGRIRVTPDAARERLLDSRNDSGSASRAILPIFRSSWFPEGSSWKKLTAEYKGFYFEEFKGFCWDSTHPEDLIRGVFYRHAANRYKDTLHNMKSDKKEGSVSADTWASWKRDWDTAEAKKKSEVARANRLSEPSGAGTGPVRHTAGSRSATRHKTVMTEELGREPTLAELHVRLHLTKADRTVFVDKRSKDKNDRFQAELAAATQSQAAGEGSSSTPEPIDENELFLSLEAIKKQRVYGIGSASASYIGQSSRLRRGGSSQSQQQAVVSEEIEQRIAREVEERLEQRMRTVEAGFEERVEQRIRTVEAGFDERIRTELARLMTTLPPELRPQFPPPPPPPADDTTSLG from the exons ATGAGAGGTTCAGGTTCTTCTTCTGCCGGCCGAGGCCGGGGTAGGGACACTGGTCAGGGACGTGGACGTGGACGCGGCCGTGGCGACCCAGAGCAGGATCCACTTGAGAGCTCGGATCCAGGGGCTGAGCAGCAGGTGCTGGCGGGTAGACCCGCACCGCGGAGAGCGGCGAGACAGCCACAGGACCAGCCGCCAGCTACGGACGAGACTGGGAGGATTAGAGTTACACCTGATGCTGCAAG AGAAAGGTTACTAGATAGCAGGAACGACAGCGGGAGCGCATCGAGGGCGATCTTGCCCATTTTCCGATCTAGCTGGTTCCCTGAGGGTTCCTCGTGGAAGAAGCTGACAGCAGAGTATAAGGGCTTCTACTTCGAGGAGTTCAAG GGTTTTTGCTGGGACTCCACCCACCCTGAGGACCTGATTAGAGGGGTCTTCTACCGACATGCGGCTAATCGGTACAAAGATACTCTCCACAACATGAAGTCGGATAAAAAAGAGGGCAGTGTTAGTGCTGATACTTGGGCGTCGTGGAAGCGAGACTGGGATACTGCTGAGGCTAAGAAGAAGTCCGAGGTAGCACGAGCTAATCGGCTGAGTGAGCCGTCCGGAGCTGGCACCGGACCGGTTCGACATACCGCAGGATCGAGATCGGCTACGAGGCATAAGACAGTTATG ACTGAGGAGCTCGGTCGAGAGCCCACTTTAGCTGAGTTGCATGTACGGTTGCACCTGACCAAAGCTGATCGGACTGTCTTCGTTGACAAGAgatcaaaggataaaaat GACCGTTTCCAGGCAGAGCTTGCTGCAGCGACCCAGTCTCAGGCGGCTGGAGAAGGAAGTTCGTCGACTCCAGAGCCGATCGACGAGAACGAGCTGTTTTTGTCTCTCGAGGCAATCAAGAAGCAGCGAGTCTACGGTATTGGTTCGGCTTCAGCATCCTACATCGGCCAGAGCAGCCGATTGCGCCGCGGCGGATCATCCCAGTCACAGCAGCAGGCGGTCGTTAGTGAGGAGATCGAGCAGCGCATTGCTAGAGAGGTTGAGGAGCGACTCGAGCAGCGGATGCGTACTGTGGAAGCGGGTTTTGAAGAGCGGGTCGAGCAGCGGATccgtactgtggaggcgggtttcgacgagcggatccgtactgagcTTGCGCGACTGATGACTACACTCCCACCGGAGTTACGACCGCAGTTTCCcccacctccacctccaccgGCTGACGACACTACTAGTTTGGGGTAG
- the LOC126661038 gene encoding mRNA-decapping enzyme subunit 2, whose protein sequence is MSGIHRSSSAPLKNGVLPPPELLDDLCSRFVLNVPKEDQQSFERILFLVEYAHWFYEDNSVENNPSLKSLNLKEFTSLMFNSCDVLRPYVAHIDDIFKDFTSYKVRVPVTGAIILDETYERCLLVKGWKGTSWSFPRGKKNKDEEDHACAIREVQEETGFDISNLLKNDEYIEEIFGQQRVKLYIIAGVKDDTAFAPLTKKEISEISWHRLDELQTASDDVISRGLTGLKLYMVAPFLHSLKLWISKHQPPQAPRPDLPLKGVCVWKAKHTSIGSSTQIMEVRSTKPVTDIHPPDTGPGKSFRSFRFDTAGILQAMEAGFSR, encoded by the exons atGTCAGGTATTCACCGATCTTCTAGCGCGCCGTTAAAGAACGGCGTTCTCCCTCCGCCGGAGCTCCTCGACGATCTTTGCAG TCGGTTTGTTTTGAATGTGCCGAAGGAAGATCAACAATCATTTGAGAGAATTCTATTCCTTGTGGAGTATGCACACTGGTTCTATGAGGACAATTCAGTTGAAAATAATCCTTCTCTCAAGTCATTGAATCTTAAGGAATTCACTTCTCTAA TGTTTAATAGCTGTGATGTTTTGAGACCCTATGTTGCTCACATAGATGACATATTTAAGGACTTCACTTCTTACAAGGTTCGAGTTCCTGTAACTGGGGCAATAATTCTGGATGAAACCTATGAGAGG TGCTTGCTAGTAAAGGGATGGAAAGGCACAAGCTGGAGTTTTCCACGGGGAAAAAAGAACAAAGATGAGGAAGACCATGCATGTGCCATCCGAGAA GTCCAGGAGGAAACTGGTTTTGATATTTCAAATCTTCTCAAAAATGATGAATACATTGAAGAGATATTTGGGCAGCAGAGGGTAAAACTTTATATAATTGCTGGCGTGAAGGATGACACTGCCTTTGCACCACTTACGAAAAAGGAGATTAGT GAAATTTCATGGCATCGACTAGATGAATTACAGACAGCAAGTGATGATGTAATTTCTCGTGGGCTAACTGGCCTCAAGCTTTACATGGTTGCCCCTTTTTTGCA CTCGTTGAAGTTGTGGATTTCTAAGCATCAGCCCCCTCAAGCTCCAAGACCTGATCTGCCTCTCAAAG GTGTGTGTGTGTGGAAAGCAAAGCACACTTCGATAGGGAGCAGCACACAAATAATGGAAGTCCGATCAACTAAGCCTGTAACCGATATTCATCCTCCTGATACAGGCCCGGGCAAAAGCTTCAGAAGTTTTAGATTTGATACTGCTGGAATCTTACAAGCTATGGAAGCTGGGTTTTCTCGCTGA